A stretch of the Microcella sp. genome encodes the following:
- a CDS encoding cell wall-binding repeat-containing protein has product MGVLRSAVVVVLAALLSGGALVDPAPDGEVPAVEAPEVEVPAVEVPAVDEPVAETPDENARTVENDPLAASAATAADRISGGDRYATAVAVSTQAFSSGADIVFLASGTDYPDALSSAPVAAALNGPLLLTSTNTLPAVVAAELDRLNPAQIIIVGGTGVVGSAVEQAARAFAPEVRRVFGADRYETSRALITEFAPPSDTLYLATGRNYPDALAAAAAAGSQGAPVLLVDGLTSTPTSQTLALIAARSVQTVLVAGGTGVISSELAMALDAQVDQVQRLAGLDRYSTAVAINAYAFETAERAFVATGAGYADALSGAVLAAVEGAPLYLSSPTCLPRTAREAMIDTLQVDRVTLLGGEGVLSARVAALDECSTIADDRATSIAELVAALNLRLRSLAGSYSVSVRELGNLETVVSINGAVMQEPASVMKLFVAYAILDRVDRGLLSLTTPTRSGVSVQECLRVILHVSDNYCHWDLVALIGNQALNDQFWAEGYTRTVYQGTSGNGAYYSSKHTSTNDVTLLLTRLHRGELLSPELTDYFIELLETQVWRHRLPAGMPPGIPIANKTGYLWVGSGYIHADVAIVSAPTGPFVVSVIGSRNATAAGVRAIGTVVYEHFAGPVTSTAAYSSLNLVTTRSVAYYQYAGNTQLGVIPAGTRVEAYASARDWYQVGYGGRYVYIHSSSLRNYFDYPQR; this is encoded by the coding sequence CGGTCGACGAACCTGTCGCGGAGACCCCCGACGAGAATGCGCGCACCGTCGAGAACGACCCCCTGGCTGCGAGCGCCGCGACCGCTGCCGACCGCATCAGCGGCGGCGATCGCTATGCGACGGCCGTGGCCGTCTCGACCCAGGCATTCTCGAGCGGTGCCGACATCGTGTTTCTGGCCAGCGGCACCGACTACCCCGACGCCCTGTCTTCTGCTCCTGTTGCTGCAGCGCTCAACGGGCCCCTGCTGCTCACGAGCACCAACACGCTGCCCGCGGTCGTGGCAGCGGAGCTCGATCGGCTCAACCCCGCCCAGATCATCATCGTCGGCGGCACGGGCGTCGTCGGCTCCGCCGTCGAACAGGCCGCCCGCGCGTTCGCGCCCGAGGTGCGCCGCGTGTTCGGCGCCGACCGTTACGAGACCTCGCGAGCGCTCATCACCGAATTCGCACCCCCCAGCGACACTCTCTATCTGGCGACCGGCCGCAACTATCCCGACGCGCTCGCGGCGGCCGCCGCTGCCGGTTCGCAGGGTGCGCCCGTGCTGCTCGTCGACGGGCTCACCTCGACTCCGACGTCGCAGACTCTGGCACTCATCGCGGCGCGCTCGGTGCAGACCGTGCTGGTCGCGGGCGGCACCGGCGTCATCTCGAGCGAACTCGCGATGGCGCTCGACGCCCAGGTCGATCAGGTGCAGCGGCTCGCGGGGCTCGACCGCTACAGCACCGCCGTGGCGATCAACGCCTATGCCTTCGAGACGGCTGAGCGCGCCTTCGTCGCCACCGGCGCGGGGTACGCCGATGCCCTGTCAGGCGCCGTGCTCGCGGCCGTCGAGGGCGCCCCGCTTTACCTGTCGAGCCCGACGTGCCTGCCTCGCACAGCGCGCGAGGCCATGATCGACACACTGCAGGTTGATCGCGTCACACTGCTGGGCGGCGAAGGGGTTCTCAGCGCCCGTGTCGCGGCGCTCGACGAGTGCAGCACGATCGCCGATGACCGCGCGACGAGCATCGCCGAACTCGTGGCCGCACTGAATCTGCGCCTGCGCTCTCTCGCGGGCAGCTACTCGGTGAGCGTGCGAGAGCTCGGCAACCTCGAGACCGTGGTGAGCATCAACGGCGCCGTCATGCAAGAGCCCGCGAGCGTCATGAAGCTCTTCGTGGCCTATGCGATTCTCGACCGCGTCGACCGCGGGCTGCTGTCACTGACGACCCCGACCCGATCGGGCGTGAGCGTGCAAGAGTGCCTGCGGGTCATCCTGCACGTCTCTGACAATTACTGCCATTGGGATCTGGTCGCTCTCATCGGCAATCAAGCCCTCAACGACCAGTTCTGGGCCGAGGGCTACACGCGCACGGTCTATCAGGGCACGAGCGGCAACGGCGCCTACTACTCGTCGAAGCACACCAGCACGAACGATGTGACGCTGCTGCTCACGCGGCTGCATCGGGGCGAGCTGCTGAGCCCCGAGCTCACCGACTACTTCATCGAGCTGCTCGAGACGCAGGTCTGGCGGCACCGGCTGCCCGCGGGTATGCCGCCCGGTATTCCGATCGCCAACAAGACCGGCTACTTGTGGGTCGGCAGTGGCTACATTCACGCCGACGTGGCGATCGTGTCGGCTCCGACCGGCCCCTTCGTCGTCTCGGTGATCGGCAGCCGCAACGCGACGGCTGCGGGCGTGCGGGCCATCGGCACGGTGGTCTACGAGCACTTCGCCGGGCCCGTAACCTCGACGGCCGCATACAGCTCGCTCAACCTGGTCACGACGCGCTCGGTCGCGTACTACCAGTACGCCGGCAACACGCAGCTCGGCGTGATTCCTGCAGGCACCCGCGTCGAGGCCTACGCGAGCGCCCGCGACTGGTATCAGGTCGGCTATGGCGGCCGATACGTCTACATTCACTCCTCTTCGCTACGCAACTACTTCGACTACCCGCAGCGCTGA
- a CDS encoding cell wall-binding repeat-containing protein gives MLISSHPARSLTALTIAGALIAATLMTPAPAARADAQTATVTGTVVMPFGLSVPVGNPQLRALTVERPNLSITTITSAAVAADGSFTLTGLEAGVEHRILFSAGSNYGSLLRTYYDGAFTYDTTVPIVLDPGETRSLGEIQLYRPGSITGAMSGSDGPILSGEVTIMSGPVGYTEARPSGVGASSLFNIATQSYGIGGLPPGDYVVRFREVNSGVSWKTVYNDGSLTLEDAVPISVGLSEQVSFDVALPPTPRIVGELSVQRDPSVTLPIFSLIRARPFPGTTAGTMRDVYVYALGEYRLPGLAPGSYQVCISDQAGTGQQGIFDYCYGEDELNPQGIPVVVGDGTTPDIDLAVQGASRLAVPSIELLNPPASDPFFTPGFGIAVFWRFDEDLGYWVNEGQDMSIGGGISFMSGPLPAGDYRVQLQYAVDDKNYREYWPGGITRFADAPIVPVREGEALPLNGAVVNPVPPTTDRVSGADRFATGVAISTEMFSSEFLADFSPVVYIANGLVYPDALAAGPVVAASGGALLLVEQNRIPPSVVAELERLRPDRIVIVGGTGSVSSAVQTQLATFVDAPHRVERHAGPDRYATSRAVISSGLEGATAVPVVIATGANYPDALAAGPIAAALGGVVLLVDGTRSSLDAATRSLVNQLDPPLFIIAGGPGSVSVGIENELFQRGADLARAGGNDRYQTAEILNSIFLPDGEPFVWDTPGGVDMLYVATGTGFADALAGGPLAARNGAPLYLTPQNCLLPAVVDAVEDLGAREIVVLGGIGSVSEAAKNGRTCGVSATRGQITAVQRVVDQYLD, from the coding sequence GTGCTCATCTCTTCGCACCCCGCGCGATCTCTGACGGCTCTCACCATCGCCGGCGCACTCATCGCGGCAACGCTCATGACGCCCGCGCCTGCTGCCCGTGCAGACGCCCAGACGGCGACCGTTACCGGCACGGTCGTGATGCCCTTCGGCCTCTCCGTGCCCGTCGGCAATCCGCAGTTGCGGGCTTTGACGGTCGAGCGTCCGAACTTGAGCATTACAACCATCACGAGCGCGGCCGTCGCGGCCGATGGGTCCTTCACGCTCACGGGTCTTGAGGCAGGAGTCGAGCACCGCATTCTCTTTTCGGCCGGGTCGAATTACGGGTCGCTCCTGCGTACGTACTATGACGGCGCCTTCACGTATGACACGACCGTTCCGATCGTTCTCGACCCCGGTGAGACGCGATCGCTCGGTGAGATTCAGCTTTATCGTCCCGGTTCGATCACGGGGGCTATGTCGGGCAGCGACGGACCCATCCTGAGCGGTGAGGTGACGATCATGAGCGGCCCTGTCGGATACACCGAGGCCCGCCCATCGGGCGTGGGGGCCTCGTCGCTGTTCAACATCGCGACTCAGAGCTACGGTATCGGCGGGTTGCCCCCGGGCGATTACGTGGTGCGCTTCCGTGAGGTCAATTCTGGCGTGTCGTGGAAGACGGTCTACAACGACGGATCGCTAACGCTCGAAGACGCGGTCCCGATCTCTGTCGGCCTCAGCGAGCAGGTGTCGTTCGACGTTGCGTTGCCACCCACGCCCCGCATCGTCGGCGAGCTGTCAGTGCAGAGAGACCCCTCGGTCACCCTTCCCATCTTCTCGCTCATTCGGGCTCGACCTTTTCCGGGTACGACCGCGGGAACGATGCGCGATGTGTACGTGTACGCGCTCGGAGAGTATCGACTCCCTGGTCTCGCACCGGGCTCGTATCAAGTCTGCATTTCTGATCAAGCGGGTACGGGTCAGCAGGGCATCTTCGACTATTGCTACGGCGAAGATGAACTGAACCCTCAGGGCATTCCGGTGGTCGTCGGCGACGGCACCACCCCTGATATCGACTTGGCGGTGCAGGGCGCATCACGGCTCGCGGTGCCCTCGATTGAGCTGCTCAACCCGCCCGCTTCTGACCCTTTTTTCACGCCCGGTTTCGGCATCGCCGTCTTCTGGCGCTTCGACGAAGACCTGGGTTACTGGGTGAATGAAGGCCAAGACATGTCGATCGGCGGTGGCATCAGCTTCATGAGTGGACCGTTGCCAGCCGGCGACTACCGGGTGCAGCTGCAGTATGCGGTCGACGACAAGAACTACCGCGAGTACTGGCCAGGCGGCATCACCCGCTTTGCCGACGCGCCGATCGTCCCGGTGCGAGAGGGTGAGGCACTCCCGCTGAATGGCGCCGTCGTCAATCCGGTTCCACCGACGACAGATCGCGTCTCCGGCGCCGATCGGTTCGCGACCGGAGTGGCGATCTCGACAGAGATGTTCAGCTCAGAGTTTCTCGCCGACTTTTCACCCGTGGTCTACATCGCCAACGGGCTCGTGTACCCCGACGCCTTGGCCGCCGGCCCCGTTGTGGCGGCATCGGGCGGAGCGCTCTTGCTGGTGGAGCAGAACCGTATTCCGCCGAGCGTCGTCGCCGAGCTCGAGCGGCTGCGCCCCGACCGCATTGTGATCGTAGGAGGCACCGGCAGCGTGAGCAGCGCTGTTCAGACGCAATTGGCGACCTTTGTTGACGCGCCACATCGGGTCGAGCGCCACGCCGGGCCCGACCGGTATGCGACTTCGCGAGCCGTCATCAGTTCGGGCCTCGAGGGCGCTACCGCTGTACCGGTGGTGATCGCCACGGGAGCCAACTACCCCGACGCCTTGGCTGCAGGGCCGATCGCCGCGGCTCTCGGCGGCGTGGTGTTGCTCGTCGACGGCACCCGCTCATCTCTCGATGCGGCAACCCGCTCTCTCGTGAACCAGCTGGATCCGCCTCTGTTCATCATTGCCGGTGGGCCGGGCAGCGTCAGCGTCGGCATCGAGAATGAGTTGTTTCAGCGGGGAGCGGATCTGGCGCGGGCCGGCGGCAACGATCGCTACCAGACAGCTGAGATTCTCAACAGCATCTTCTTGCCTGACGGAGAGCCGTTCGTCTGGGATACCCCGGGCGGCGTCGACATGCTGTACGTCGCCACCGGCACCGGATTCGCCGACGCGCTCGCCGGTGGGCCCCTCGCGGCGCGTAATGGCGCTCCGCTCTACCTGACTCCTCAGAATTGCTTGCTGCCGGCCGTTGTCGACGCGGTGGAAGACCTGGGTGCCCGTGAGATCGTCGTGCTGGGTGGCATCGGTTCTGTGTCAGAAGCCGCGAAAAACGGGCGAACATGCGGCGTGAGTGCCACGCGCGGCCAGATCACCGCGGTGCAACGCGTCGTCGATCAGTATCTCGATTGA
- a CDS encoding dTDP-4-dehydrorhamnose 3,5-epimerase family protein, translating into MSTERPLPGTPDVQTVTPDGQSTATVIDGVITRRPAVHVDHRGSLHELWNGQPDLGPEPIVHVYQTSLRRGQIKGWARHEHKVDRYTIAVGEMLALLFDGRPGSSTEGVLQRVHLTARGTMQMRIPVGVWHLLINLSEAETHFINMPTQPYVYGQPDRILLPWDSDEIPVDVRSYLPKF; encoded by the coding sequence ATGTCGACCGAACGCCCCTTGCCGGGCACCCCCGATGTGCAGACCGTGACCCCCGATGGGCAGTCGACCGCGACGGTGATCGACGGCGTCATCACGCGTCGACCGGCGGTGCACGTCGACCATCGAGGCTCGCTGCACGAGTTGTGGAACGGGCAGCCCGATCTCGGCCCTGAACCGATCGTGCACGTGTATCAGACCTCGCTGCGCCGGGGCCAGATCAAGGGGTGGGCGCGCCACGAGCACAAGGTCGACCGCTACACCATCGCGGTCGGCGAGATGCTCGCGCTGCTCTTCGACGGCCGCCCCGGGTCTTCGACCGAGGGGGTTCTGCAGCGCGTGCACCTGACGGCGCGGGGCACGATGCAGATGCGTATTCCGGTCGGGGTCTGGCACCTGCTCATCAATCTCAGCGAAGCCGAGACCCACTTCATCAATATGCCGACGCAGCCCTATGTGTACGGCCAGCCCGACCGCATTCTTCTGCCGTGGGATTCTGACGAGATTCCTGTCGACGTGCGGTCGTACCTGCCCAAGTTCTAG
- a CDS encoding glycosyltransferase family 2 protein: MYLPDHHPHTASARVTLVVVALGRTQRLIDCLTSLVEHEASTPFSIVCVINPLGVPVDASIAAQVDAFEVRTVEPELNLGWAGGLHVGRQHVSTELFVWVQDDMVVLPGWLDALVDAADEHPEVGAFGSVRVDEVGAVQRFNGGWCVPDDLLTWSSTDSSHVDRPEGVARRDWVTSKGLLVRTRAWDHVGGADPSLYPLTYVDLDTCSHLRAHGWGVALVGAATTLHGGDQSAPGMLRLYLNDRLTPRVHERWSTVVAQLPEGAARAVPHDCTRERAAEVEQWCAREAADIVVQFGRWAERRRREQAAELDAARDELAATRSTVSWRLTAPLRSVRALARRTRR; the protein is encoded by the coding sequence GTGTATCTGCCCGACCACCACCCCCACACCGCGAGCGCTCGCGTGACGCTCGTCGTCGTCGCGCTCGGGCGCACGCAGCGGCTCATCGACTGCCTGACCTCGCTCGTCGAGCACGAGGCGAGCACGCCCTTCTCGATCGTGTGCGTGATCAACCCGCTCGGCGTGCCGGTCGATGCGTCGATCGCCGCTCAGGTCGACGCGTTCGAGGTGCGCACGGTCGAGCCCGAGCTGAACCTGGGCTGGGCGGGCGGCCTGCACGTCGGGCGTCAGCACGTGAGCACCGAACTCTTCGTGTGGGTGCAAGACGACATGGTGGTGTTGCCCGGTTGGCTCGACGCGCTCGTCGACGCGGCCGACGAGCACCCCGAGGTGGGCGCATTCGGCTCGGTGCGCGTTGACGAGGTCGGCGCCGTGCAGCGCTTCAACGGTGGCTGGTGCGTGCCTGATGATCTGCTCACCTGGAGCAGTACCGACAGCTCGCACGTCGACCGCCCCGAGGGTGTCGCGCGCCGTGACTGGGTGACGAGCAAAGGCCTGCTCGTGCGCACGCGCGCTTGGGATCACGTCGGCGGCGCCGACCCCTCGCTTTACCCGCTCACCTACGTCGACCTCGACACGTGCTCGCACCTGCGCGCACACGGCTGGGGGGTCGCGCTCGTGGGTGCGGCGACCACCCTGCATGGCGGTGATCAATCGGCCCCGGGGATGCTGCGCCTCTACCTCAACGACCGCCTCACCCCGCGCGTTCACGAGCGGTGGAGCACGGTCGTGGCCCAGCTGCCCGAGGGTGCCGCGCGCGCCGTGCCGCACGACTGCACCCGCGAGCGCGCGGCCGAGGTCGAGCAGTGGTGCGCGCGCGAGGCCGCCGACATCGTCGTGCAGTTCGGGCGCTGGGCTGAACGTCGACGACGCGAGCAGGCCGCCGAGCTCGATGCCGCCCGCGATGAGCTCGCTGCGACCCGCAGCACCGTCTCGTGGCGCCTCACGGCGCCCTTGCGAAGCGTGCGGGCGCTGGCCCGACGAACTCGTCGCTGA
- the galE gene encoding UDP-glucose 4-epimerase GalE — translation MSWLVTGGAGYIGAHVVRALTEAGLSPVVLDDLSSGHADFVPETVPFVRASLLDRAAVDAALTDHAVTGVIHVAGFKYAGVSVQRPLHTYEQNVTAMITLLESMQQHGVDQCVFSSSAAVYGAVDVDLVIEDTPKNPTSPYGESKLIGEWLLRDQQVAAGLRHTSLRYFNVVGSGDPAVRDTSPHNLFPLVFDALVEGRQPRINGTDYPTPDGTCVRDYIHVADLALAHVEAARRLEAVDRLEPAYNLGSGDGVSVRQIMDAVAEVTGLQVEPELAERRPGDPPRIVASGELAARDLGWAMRHTLAEMVESAWQARSASV, via the coding sequence ATGTCTTGGCTTGTCACCGGCGGCGCCGGCTACATCGGAGCCCACGTCGTGCGTGCCCTCACCGAGGCCGGGCTCAGCCCCGTCGTTCTCGATGACCTCTCGAGCGGGCACGCCGACTTCGTTCCTGAGACCGTGCCCTTCGTGCGCGCATCGCTTCTCGATCGAGCCGCGGTGGATGCTGCGCTCACCGACCACGCCGTCACCGGGGTCATTCACGTCGCAGGTTTCAAGTACGCCGGGGTGAGCGTGCAGCGCCCCCTGCACACCTATGAGCAGAATGTGACGGCCATGATCACCCTGCTCGAGTCGATGCAGCAGCACGGCGTCGACCAGTGCGTGTTCTCGTCGTCGGCAGCGGTCTACGGGGCCGTCGACGTCGACCTCGTGATCGAAGACACCCCCAAGAACCCGACGTCGCCCTACGGCGAGTCGAAGCTCATCGGCGAGTGGCTGCTGCGCGATCAGCAGGTGGCCGCAGGCCTGCGGCACACGAGTCTGCGCTACTTCAACGTGGTCGGCTCGGGTGACCCCGCCGTGCGCGACACGAGCCCGCACAACCTCTTTCCGCTCGTGTTCGACGCCCTCGTCGAGGGGCGGCAGCCGCGCATCAACGGCACCGACTACCCGACGCCCGACGGCACGTGCGTGCGTGACTACATTCACGTGGCCGACCTGGCGCTCGCGCACGTTGAGGCGGCGCGCCGTCTTGAGGCGGTCGACCGTCTGGAGCCCGCCTACAACCTGGGTTCGGGCGACGGCGTCTCGGTGCGTCAGATCATGGATGCTGTCGCCGAGGTCACCGGCCTGCAGGTCGAGCCCGAGCTCGCCGAGCGGCGGCCCGGCGATCCGCCGCGCATCGTGGCGAGCGGCGAGCTCGCCGCCCGCGACCTCGGCTGGGCCATGCGCCACACGCTCGCCGAGATGGTCGAGTCGGCGTGGCAGGCCCGGAGCGCATCCGTCTAG
- a CDS encoding cell wall-binding repeat-containing protein, which produces MTRLSMTLRPLALLAALALGGGLAAAPAAATTEPDSTFDVDYRSGTSDRADNLESTPGELAPVADGDASAQGTLLITQPGGSPVPVTDGGAQFYSADPPYELVSTAFTDPNGDFSISDLPPGDYNIAFFSRTDVALPVREWFNNNGSDNQPLRINAQTLALDANVTTDFETTVLGSRTINDDRFSGPDRFATAVSLSESRFTNSSGPTVIIVNGFTFPDALSGGALAASSGVLLMVEQNAIPSATQAELTRLDPSRIVIIGGTGVVSNAVQAALVAFVDDDASRVDRIAGADRYDTSRQVLTSDDGFASSVDALFIATGRGFPDALSAVPATAMADGALLLVDGSVGSLDPATRDLIDALNVPVYIIGGTGSVSAAIGSQLVTIAPEVTRVAGADRFLTSVEVALQFFPAADYAYLANAFSFPDALAAGPIAGQFDSPIYLSQFDCVPEAVVEDIFDVLANEVRVVGGTGVLSANVQSGEVCP; this is translated from the coding sequence ATGACCCGACTCTCGATGACTCTTCGCCCGCTGGCACTGCTGGCCGCTCTCGCCCTCGGCGGAGGCCTCGCGGCGGCGCCTGCTGCGGCGACCACGGAGCCTGACAGCACGTTCGACGTCGATTACCGCAGCGGCACGAGCGATCGTGCCGACAACCTCGAGTCGACCCCGGGTGAGCTCGCCCCTGTGGCAGACGGCGATGCCTCAGCTCAGGGCACCCTGCTCATCACGCAGCCCGGCGGATCGCCCGTGCCGGTGACGGACGGCGGCGCTCAGTTCTACTCGGCAGACCCGCCCTACGAGCTGGTCAGCACGGCATTTACCGACCCGAACGGCGACTTCTCTATCAGCGACCTGCCGCCGGGCGACTACAACATTGCCTTCTTCTCGCGAACTGATGTCGCCCTGCCGGTACGTGAGTGGTTCAACAACAACGGGTCAGACAACCAGCCGCTGCGCATCAATGCACAGACGCTGGCGCTCGACGCCAACGTCACGACCGACTTCGAGACGACTGTTCTGGGATCGCGCACCATCAACGACGACCGATTCTCGGGCCCCGATCGGTTCGCGACGGCAGTCTCGCTGTCAGAGTCGCGCTTCACCAACAGCTCCGGACCCACCGTGATCATCGTCAACGGCTTCACCTTTCCTGACGCCCTCTCAGGGGGAGCCCTTGCGGCCTCGAGCGGCGTGCTGCTGATGGTCGAGCAGAATGCCATCCCTTCCGCCACACAGGCCGAGCTCACGCGTCTCGATCCTTCGCGCATCGTCATCATCGGGGGCACGGGAGTGGTCTCGAACGCCGTGCAGGCGGCATTGGTCGCCTTCGTCGACGACGATGCGTCGCGCGTCGACCGCATCGCGGGTGCCGATCGCTATGACACGTCTCGTCAGGTGCTCACGTCAGACGACGGCTTCGCGTCCAGCGTCGATGCACTCTTCATCGCCACCGGCCGTGGTTTTCCCGACGCGTTGAGCGCCGTGCCCGCGACGGCGATGGCCGATGGGGCCCTGCTGCTCGTCGATGGTTCGGTGGGGTCGCTCGACCCGGCGACTCGCGACCTCATCGATGCGCTCAATGTGCCCGTCTACATCATCGGGGGCACGGGGTCGGTGTCGGCGGCCATCGGTTCTCAACTCGTCACGATCGCGCCCGAGGTCACGCGCGTCGCCGGAGCCGATCGATTCTTGACCTCTGTCGAGGTCGCCCTGCAGTTCTTCCCGGCGGCGGACTACGCCTACCTCGCGAACGCCTTCTCGTTCCCCGACGCTCTGGCGGCAGGGCCCATCGCAGGCCAGTTCGATTCGCCGATTTACCTCTCGCAGTTCGACTGCGTGCCCGAGGCGGTGGTCGAAGACATTTTCGATGTGCTCGCGAACGAGGTGCGCGTGGTCGGCGGCACGGGCGTCTTGAGCGCCAACGTGCAAAGCGGCGAGGTCTGCCCGTAG
- a CDS encoding cell wall-binding repeat-containing protein: MPRSTRYAVRPFAAIAALTLALSSFALAPASAEPTDAPEREVSDGTWGSSTPTAMRLTEFPADTADLERDEPQLSPAAAPTVSGVLEYRLPNNSTAPVVDGVIRFWREVSTDVYANLASVGSFGPNGEFSTSLTAGTYRIEFITFDVGAGARTYWNNEPVFFGADKIVLNEDFNQNLGTVVIEPLSVSFDRVAGLDRFETAAALSAGVLDGTSPAPVVYIVNAFGFADALSAGPAAAAQGGVLLPVYDTSIPDVIRDELTRLNPERIVIAGGTGVVSAGVETELQAFVDSPADVDRVAGPDRYATSRAIVLDAFGDTELITLFFATGRDFPDALAAGPAAAFFDTAVLLVDGSASSLPPATRALIEGFDDPYAFLAGGTGVISSAVAAAIAAEVGGPGFTQRLAGADRFETSRVINEYVFRNSAAYSDFAFIANAYDFPDALSAGPVAAAFQAPLYLSAQQCLDARTASGIADLLVSQAFLVGGTGVLSDRVLAADVC; this comes from the coding sequence ATGCCTCGTTCGACCCGATATGCCGTTCGCCCGTTCGCTGCGATCGCCGCGCTCACCCTCGCGCTCTCGAGCTTCGCGCTCGCGCCTGCCTCAGCCGAGCCGACGGACGCGCCCGAGCGCGAGGTCAGTGACGGCACGTGGGGCTCGTCGACGCCGACAGCGATGCGGTTGACCGAGTTTCCGGCCGACACCGCCGACCTCGAGCGTGACGAGCCGCAGCTGAGCCCCGCGGCGGCGCCGACCGTCTCGGGAGTTCTCGAGTATCGCCTGCCCAACAATTCGACTGCGCCGGTAGTCGACGGGGTCATCCGCTTCTGGCGCGAGGTCAGCACTGACGTGTATGCGAACCTCGCCTCGGTCGGGTCGTTCGGTCCGAACGGCGAATTCTCGACGAGCCTCACGGCGGGCACCTACCGCATCGAGTTCATCACGTTTGATGTCGGGGCCGGGGCGCGCACCTATTGGAACAACGAGCCGGTGTTCTTCGGTGCCGACAAGATTGTGCTCAACGAAGACTTCAATCAGAACCTGGGCACCGTGGTCATCGAGCCGCTCAGCGTCAGCTTCGACCGCGTCGCGGGCCTCGACCGCTTCGAGACCGCCGCCGCGCTGTCGGCGGGGGTGCTCGACGGCACCAGCCCCGCTCCGGTCGTCTACATCGTCAACGCCTTCGGCTTCGCCGACGCTCTGTCGGCGGGGCCCGCAGCAGCCGCGCAGGGCGGAGTGCTCTTGCCCGTGTACGACACGAGCATTCCCGACGTCATCCGAGACGAGCTGACGCGACTGAACCCCGAACGCATCGTGATCGCGGGCGGCACCGGGGTGGTCTCGGCCGGCGTCGAGACCGAGTTGCAGGCGTTCGTCGATTCGCCCGCCGATGTCGACCGCGTCGCCGGGCCTGATCGCTATGCGACGTCGAGAGCGATCGTGCTCGATGCGTTCGGAGACACCGAGTTGATCACCCTGTTCTTCGCCACGGGTCGCGATTTTCCCGACGCACTCGCGGCAGGCCCCGCCGCCGCGTTCTTCGACACCGCCGTGCTGCTCGTCGACGGCTCAGCGAGCAGCCTGCCCCCCGCGACGCGCGCACTGATCGAAGGCTTCGACGACCCGTACGCCTTTCTGGCGGGCGGCACGGGCGTCATCTCTTCGGCGGTCGCGGCGGCGATCGCTGCCGAGGTGGGCGGCCCCGGGTTCACGCAACGGTTGGCGGGGGCAGACCGCTTCGAGACGTCGAGGGTGATCAACGAGTACGTCTTCCGCAACTCTGCGGCGTACTCCGACTTCGCCTTCATCGCCAACGCTTACGACTTTCCCGACGCTCTGTCTGCCGGGCCGGTGGCCGCGGCGTTCCAGGCTCCGCTCTACCTTTCCGCCCAGCAATGCCTCGACGCGCGCACGGCCTCGGGCATCGCCGACCTGCTGGTGAGCCAGGCGTTCCTGGTGGGCGGAACCGGCGTGCTCAGCGATCGCGTACTCGCCGCCGACGTCTGCTGA